From the genome of Acidobacteriota bacterium:
CACGAGCTCACCGAATCGCTGGAGCGGACGAAGGTCGGGCTGAAAGGTCCGGTGACCACGCCCATCGGCGGCGGTTTCCCTTCCATCAACGTGGCGCTGCGCAAGAAGTTCGAGCTGTTCTGCAATTTCCGTCCTATCTACAACCTGCCCGGCATCCCGACGCGCTATCCGGGCGTCAACCTCATCATCGTCCGCGAGAACACCGAGAGCCTGTATGCCGGCATCGAGCACGAGGTGGTGCCGGGCGTGGTCGAGAGCCTGAAGATCATCACCGAAAAGGCGTCCACGCGCATCTCGCGCTGGGCCTTCGAGTATGCGCGCCGCGAGAGGCGCAAGAAGGTGCACGCCATCCACAAGGCGAACATCATGAAGCTGAGCGACGGCCTGTTCCTGCGCTGCTCGCGCGCGGTGGCGAAGGAATATCCGGAGATCACCTACGGCGAGCACATCGTAGACAACACCTGCATGCAGCTGGTGATGAACCCTTACCAGTACGACACCCTGGTGATGGAGAACCTCTACGGCGACATCATCAGCGACCTGTGCTCGGCGTTCGTCGGCGGGCTCGGCCTCGTGCCGGGCGCGAACCTGGGACACGAGTGCGCCAT
Proteins encoded in this window:
- a CDS encoding isocitrate/isopropylmalate family dehydrogenase, coding for MAHKVTLIPGDGIGPEVVGAVVRILEATGVKFDWESFAAGAEAYEKFHEYIPHELTESLERTKVGLKGPVTTPIGGGFPSINVALRKKFELFCNFRPIYNLPGIPTRYPGVNLIIVRENTESLYAGIEHEVVPGVVESLKIITEKASTRISRWAFEYARRERRKKVHAIHKANIMKLSDGLFLRCSRAVAKEYPEITYGEHIVDNTCMQLVMNPYQYDTLVMENLYGDIISDLCSAFVGGLGLVPGANLGHECAIFEAVHGSAPDIAGKNMANPTAVLQSSILMMRHIGEIDAADRMRAALDEVYRRRKDKLTRDVGGTASTSEFADAVIEAMLQVPAVTASAP